From the genome of Devriesea agamarum, one region includes:
- a CDS encoding copper transporter, with product MIDFRYHVVSLISVFLALAVGIVLGAGPLKESLGAQLAQQVEQLRTEKETLRATADQRTRENDAMSSFIVKSGPQLLGDRLNDQTVVLVADDQSIRKPVDEIDTLIQGAGGRVPVRLVVTQKLWDPAQESARTSALASIHQKVPSLSLPSDSTSRALATAIGIALGGGTAIDLPTRQSILNTLAEQGMVAIDGNLTGIPDGAVYATADPAQFQVPGDDSQTAAKRASSLGLVQTSLVTRLSTDRHPLVVAGVSPASDDVGLLRTLRTDETYIGVSTVDGLDRADGQVVSTMALVERLRGRAGDYGTSTGARGRLPDLATLPAPSNHPDADKSQPNPRGEDGKAQDRTGGENPPGSAEPSGHGTGATSGTTP from the coding sequence GTGATTGACTTTCGCTACCACGTGGTCTCGCTGATCTCCGTTTTTCTCGCGCTCGCTGTCGGCATCGTGCTCGGCGCTGGGCCACTGAAGGAATCGCTCGGGGCTCAGCTTGCCCAACAGGTTGAACAGTTGCGCACAGAAAAAGAGACTCTGCGGGCGACTGCCGATCAGCGCACCCGCGAAAATGATGCAATGTCCAGCTTCATCGTCAAGTCTGGGCCGCAGCTCCTCGGGGATCGGCTCAATGACCAGACCGTGGTGCTGGTGGCGGATGATCAGTCGATTCGCAAACCCGTCGACGAAATCGACACCCTCATTCAAGGAGCGGGCGGTCGGGTACCAGTCCGTCTGGTTGTCACCCAGAAACTGTGGGATCCAGCTCAGGAGTCTGCGCGCACCTCTGCTCTGGCATCCATCCATCAGAAAGTACCGAGTCTTTCCCTCCCTTCTGATTCAACCTCGAGAGCGCTCGCCACGGCCATTGGCATTGCGTTAGGCGGGGGCACAGCAATTGATCTTCCGACCCGGCAGAGCATTCTCAATACCCTCGCGGAACAGGGCATGGTTGCGATCGACGGCAACTTAACCGGGATACCTGATGGGGCGGTGTACGCGACGGCTGATCCCGCACAGTTTCAAGTGCCCGGGGATGACTCGCAGACCGCAGCGAAGCGAGCGTCCTCCCTGGGACTAGTGCAAACCTCCCTGGTTACTCGGCTATCAACGGACCGGCACCCCCTTGTGGTGGCGGGTGTGTCACCGGCATCAGACGATGTGGGTCTGTTGCGCACGTTGCGCACGGATGAAACCTACATCGGAGTCAGCACCGTCGATGGCTTAGACCGCGCTGACGGCCAGGTGGTCTCCACGATGGCGCTGGTGGAGCGGCTGCGTGGACGCGCCGGAGACTACGGCACATCCACCGGTGCCCGTGGACGGCTACCCGATCTCGCAACGCTGCCGGCACCGTCAAACCATCCTGATGCAGACAAGAGCCAACCCAATCCCCGGGGCGAGGATGGCAAAGCTCAGGACCGAACTGGCGGAGAGAACCCGCCCGGATCAGCTGAACCGTCTGGACATGGAACCGGCGCGACATCGGGGACGACGCCGTGA
- the steA gene encoding putative cytokinetic ring protein SteA, whose amino-acid sequence MTVAVRGVARVGRRTKDLTSRVAAGDIVVIDHEDLDRVAAEALVERAPTAVLNASRSISGRYPNLGPKILVDAGILLLDHLGPDVMTAIPDGATVDINGQTVLVDDTPIASGTVMDLQDVEQAMEDARAGLNHQLELFAENTMSYMLKERDLLLDGVGVPDIRTPLKGRQVLIVVRGYHYKEDLHALRSYIRENRPVVIGVDGGADAVVEAGYRVDMIIGDMDSVSDRTLASGAELIVHAYRDGRAPGLERLESLGVAEQAVIFPASGTSEDIAMLLADEKGATVIVAVGTHGTLVEFLDKGRAGMSSTFLTRLRVGSKLVDAKGVSRLYRQRISTAQLTMLALAGLLALLVALWSTPGGQALFQILGARVDDIVNFFTSLFAAHINSSLEV is encoded by the coding sequence ATGACCGTGGCTGTGCGGGGTGTGGCCCGAGTCGGCCGTCGCACCAAAGACCTCACCTCACGGGTGGCGGCGGGTGACATTGTGGTGATCGACCACGAAGACCTCGACCGGGTTGCCGCCGAGGCACTGGTAGAACGCGCCCCCACTGCGGTATTAAACGCGTCCCGTTCGATCTCCGGCCGCTACCCCAACCTCGGCCCGAAGATTCTGGTTGATGCAGGGATCCTCCTGCTCGATCACCTCGGACCAGACGTGATGACAGCTATCCCCGATGGCGCCACCGTGGACATTAACGGACAGACTGTGCTGGTCGATGACACCCCGATTGCCAGTGGCACCGTCATGGACCTACAGGACGTTGAGCAGGCTATGGAAGATGCTCGGGCTGGCCTCAACCATCAGCTTGAGCTTTTTGCCGAGAACACCATGTCCTACATGCTCAAAGAACGGGATCTTTTACTCGACGGAGTTGGTGTCCCGGATATCCGTACCCCGCTCAAAGGGCGGCAAGTTCTTATCGTGGTGCGCGGTTACCACTACAAAGAAGATCTCCACGCGCTGCGCTCGTACATCCGGGAAAACCGCCCTGTGGTGATCGGGGTCGATGGCGGCGCCGATGCTGTGGTGGAAGCCGGTTACCGGGTCGACATGATTATCGGAGACATGGATTCGGTTTCTGATCGCACTCTTGCCTCCGGCGCAGAACTCATTGTTCACGCCTACCGGGACGGACGGGCGCCGGGACTCGAGCGCTTAGAAAGCCTCGGGGTTGCTGAGCAGGCGGTTATCTTCCCCGCGTCGGGAACCAGCGAAGACATCGCCATGTTGCTCGCTGACGAAAAAGGCGCGACCGTTATTGTCGCGGTCGGCACCCACGGCACACTCGTAGAATTCCTCGACAAGGGGCGGGCGGGAATGTCCTCGACGTTCCTGACGCGTCTGAGGGTAGGCTCCAAACTGGTGGACGCTAAAGGAGTATCCCGTCTGTATCGTCAGCGAATCTCGACGGCGCAGCTGACGATGCTCGCCCTCGCGGGGCTTTTGGCACTGCTCGTGGCGCTATGGTCCACCCCGGGAGGGCAGGCTCTGTTCCAGATTCTGGGCGCCCGGGTAGATGACATCGTCAATTTCTTTACGTCTCTGTTCGCTGCACACATCAACTCCTCATTGGAGGTCTAA
- a CDS encoding DNA repair protein RecN — MLASLRIRGIGVIDDATLEFGPGFTALTGETGAGKTMIVTGLAMLLGARLDGRRMRGGSSVEGRIRLDAAALTPQAEPSSTKAEPSSTPTDPSAAKAEQPTSQAENVEAQGGQSSLNGMALMQWLDELGAQLDDDELLVSRRVTREGRSRAHIGGASAPVATLGTLLNGLVTLHGQADQMRLRDADQQRDLLDAYAGPSALQLRKNHAAAHQRLRALSSERARLEDVMARRADRSAILRSALDRMEKIGAVPGEVADLEREARRLTHAVDLTADAALVADLLVADDGPCIASHVDQAVDRARAAAQMDEAFIDIADRLESMRVEVSDLASTVRRLGEDVEASPGRLDDVNERLHDLSVLVRDLGPLFGGSSDLDSLLAASGDAAIELATLDDADKDLERVNADLDATREELDRIGGELHDVRRDAADRLATAIQDELAMLLMPDAKVTIAVDEGPVREHGRDTVTLLLAPHPGSEAMPVSAAASGGELSRVMLAMEVALAGAAHRDGHQMPVFVFDEIDAGIGGRAGRAVGERLARLAHHAQVIVVTHLPQVAAFADTHLRIVKHSAGEHTASTVEPLSTEERVEELARMLAGDAASDAALTHARELLQEATA; from the coding sequence ATGCTTGCGTCCCTCAGAATCCGTGGCATCGGAGTTATAGACGATGCCACACTCGAGTTTGGTCCGGGGTTTACAGCGCTCACCGGTGAAACAGGCGCGGGAAAGACCATGATCGTCACCGGTCTTGCCATGCTGCTGGGTGCGCGTCTCGATGGCCGCCGAATGCGTGGCGGCAGCAGCGTAGAAGGCAGAATCCGCCTGGATGCAGCGGCGCTCACGCCCCAGGCCGAGCCATCGTCAACGAAAGCTGAACCATCGTCAACGCCAACTGACCCATCGGCAGCGAAGGCTGAGCAACCTACATCACAGGCCGAGAACGTCGAGGCACAGGGCGGGCAATCGTCACTGAACGGCATGGCGCTTATGCAGTGGTTGGACGAACTCGGGGCTCAGCTCGACGACGATGAACTCCTGGTATCTCGACGCGTCACGCGCGAAGGGCGATCCCGAGCCCATATTGGCGGTGCATCCGCACCAGTCGCCACGCTCGGCACCCTTCTCAACGGGTTGGTTACCCTCCATGGTCAGGCTGACCAAATGCGGCTGCGAGATGCTGACCAGCAACGAGACCTACTCGACGCCTACGCGGGGCCCAGTGCTCTTCAGCTGCGTAAAAACCATGCGGCGGCCCATCAGCGGTTGCGAGCACTCAGCTCTGAACGCGCTCGACTCGAGGACGTTATGGCACGCCGAGCCGACAGAAGCGCCATCTTGAGGTCAGCTCTCGACCGGATGGAAAAAATCGGTGCGGTGCCCGGTGAAGTGGCTGACCTCGAACGCGAAGCACGTAGGCTGACCCATGCGGTGGACCTGACTGCCGACGCCGCCCTTGTCGCTGATCTTCTGGTTGCCGATGACGGCCCATGCATTGCAAGCCATGTCGACCAGGCGGTTGACCGCGCTCGGGCAGCGGCCCAGATGGATGAGGCCTTCATCGACATCGCCGACCGTCTCGAAAGTATGCGTGTTGAGGTATCTGACCTCGCCTCGACGGTGCGGCGTTTGGGCGAGGACGTGGAGGCATCTCCGGGGCGACTGGATGACGTCAACGAACGGCTGCACGATCTATCCGTGCTCGTGCGCGACCTTGGACCACTGTTCGGCGGCAGCTCCGACCTTGACTCACTGCTCGCCGCGTCCGGCGATGCCGCTATCGAGCTCGCCACCTTGGATGACGCGGATAAAGACCTTGAACGGGTCAACGCTGATCTCGATGCCACGCGAGAAGAACTAGATCGCATTGGTGGGGAGCTGCACGATGTGCGTCGGGACGCTGCCGACCGGTTAGCAACGGCTATCCAAGATGAGTTAGCGATGCTGCTGATGCCCGACGCTAAAGTCACCATCGCCGTGGACGAAGGACCAGTGCGTGAGCATGGGCGCGATACGGTAACGCTTTTACTCGCCCCGCATCCAGGAAGCGAGGCGATGCCGGTGTCGGCAGCGGCTTCCGGTGGCGAGCTATCCCGAGTCATGCTCGCTATGGAAGTGGCGCTCGCCGGAGCAGCGCACCGAGACGGTCACCAGATGCCGGTGTTTGTATTTGACGAAATCGACGCCGGAATCGGTGGACGAGCAGGCCGCGCTGTGGGGGAAAGACTCGCCAGACTCGCTCATCACGCCCAGGTCATCGTCGTCACCCACCTTCCGCAGGTGGCGGCATTCGCTGATACCCACCTGCGCATTGTTAAGCATTCGGCTGGTGAGCACACCGCATCCACCGTCGAACCCCTAAGCACCGAGGAACGGGTCGAGGAGCTCGCCCGGATGCTCGCTGGGGATGCTGCCTCCGATGCGGCACTGACCCATGCGCGCGAGCTCTTGCAGGAGGCCACAGCATGA
- the murJ gene encoding murein biosynthesis integral membrane protein MurJ has protein sequence MAGALGCLGAPHPAVLERVTDVRQGPDSSAATTAASKMEGDTSAPARMEETAQNDQTERADKTAHEAAVSRSGDRRRVLLGLVGAAGLVAAVTLLARIAGLARYLVFGTSIGAGPVGTAYSSANLLPNILFEVAAGGALAATVIPLVATTLAHPNQRPAHDVETSAPKRTRGAWTATDQTMSALLTWMLALLIPLAAIMDMCAGPLSRLVLGTGTDTIDDASTVALGARLIAVFSVQLPLYGISVLLGAYLQARRKFFWPALVPLLSSLVVMATYRFYAATAAAGASPATLKPAAEFWLGWGTTAGVVVLAVPLIVPAWRSGLRVRPTLRFPQGFARRAVRLATAGLGAVVAQQGATMVVLMLAMRAGGVGTLPVYQYAQSVYLLPYAILIVPLLTSVFPHLSSLAARSDTVEFARTGGASVRIALGLGALGMAALVGAAPAVEQFFHRIDRDGAVGVGAALAALALGLIGYGCAMTCTRILAAVDRTNDALLVGSIGWVIGAVLILLLVLPSPGRQPAGAAVAFGLCLSIGMMVAGQVGIARVKDVLTVPGVNPRLGRAVFAACAAAVVGAVAGYAVSRPLISAATQLPASIAVGILAGLASLICATGVLLLIDRRLAMAVVRRGVDGPSRSLSRRRATRDRVASR, from the coding sequence GTGGCTGGCGCGCTTGGATGCCTTGGGGCGCCCCACCCCGCCGTCCTCGAACGGGTCACAGACGTGAGACAGGGGCCAGATTCCTCTGCGGCGACAACGGCTGCATCCAAGATGGAGGGTGATACCTCAGCCCCGGCCCGCATGGAGGAAACGGCGCAAAACGATCAGACCGAGCGGGCTGATAAGACGGCCCATGAGGCTGCTGTCTCTCGATCTGGTGACCGCAGGCGGGTGCTGCTCGGTTTGGTCGGAGCTGCCGGTTTAGTAGCCGCGGTAACCCTGCTTGCTCGGATCGCGGGACTCGCACGCTACCTGGTCTTTGGAACCAGCATCGGTGCTGGCCCGGTCGGTACGGCCTATTCGTCGGCAAATCTCCTCCCGAATATTCTGTTTGAAGTTGCTGCCGGGGGAGCGCTAGCGGCCACGGTCATTCCGCTGGTCGCGACGACTCTGGCGCACCCCAATCAACGCCCCGCACACGACGTTGAAACCAGCGCACCCAAGCGGACCCGGGGCGCATGGACTGCTACCGACCAAACCATGTCCGCCCTGCTGACCTGGATGCTGGCCCTGCTCATCCCACTGGCTGCCATCATGGACATGTGTGCGGGACCCCTTTCACGTCTGGTGCTCGGGACGGGAACTGACACCATCGACGATGCGTCAACTGTTGCACTTGGCGCCCGGCTGATCGCAGTGTTCTCCGTCCAGCTTCCGCTGTACGGCATATCCGTGCTCCTCGGCGCATACCTACAGGCCAGACGGAAATTTTTCTGGCCTGCGCTGGTGCCACTGCTATCGTCATTGGTGGTGATGGCGACCTACCGTTTCTACGCTGCGACGGCAGCTGCTGGAGCAAGCCCAGCCACTTTGAAACCTGCTGCGGAGTTTTGGCTCGGATGGGGTACGACCGCGGGGGTGGTGGTTCTCGCGGTGCCGTTGATTGTTCCGGCTTGGCGCAGCGGCTTGCGGGTGCGTCCGACGTTGCGGTTTCCTCAGGGGTTCGCGCGTCGTGCGGTGCGTCTTGCGACGGCGGGGCTCGGGGCGGTGGTTGCGCAGCAGGGCGCCACCATGGTGGTGTTGATGCTTGCTATGCGCGCCGGAGGGGTAGGAACCCTGCCGGTGTATCAGTACGCGCAAAGCGTGTATCTTCTGCCCTACGCCATTTTGATTGTTCCGCTGTTGACCAGTGTCTTTCCCCATTTGTCATCGCTAGCTGCGCGCAGTGACACGGTTGAGTTTGCACGCACCGGTGGCGCCAGTGTGCGCATTGCGCTTGGGCTGGGGGCGCTCGGCATGGCGGCGCTGGTCGGTGCAGCCCCGGCAGTCGAACAGTTTTTCCATCGCATCGACCGCGACGGCGCAGTCGGGGTGGGCGCGGCGCTGGCTGCACTGGCTCTCGGTCTCATCGGGTACGGGTGCGCTATGACCTGCACTCGGATTCTGGCCGCGGTGGATCGTACTAATGATGCCCTGCTGGTTGGATCTATCGGTTGGGTGATAGGCGCCGTGCTGATTTTGTTGCTCGTCTTGCCCTCACCCGGACGTCAGCCCGCAGGTGCCGCGGTGGCGTTTGGTCTGTGTTTGAGCATCGGCATGATGGTGGCAGGTCAGGTGGGTATAGCGCGGGTTAAGGATGTGCTCACTGTGCCGGGGGTTAATCCTCGGCTCGGTCGAGCGGTGTTTGCTGCATGCGCAGCTGCTGTGGTCGGTGCGGTTGCCGGCTACGCGGTGAGCAGGCCTTTGATCAGTGCGGCGACTCAGCTGCCCGCGAGTATTGCGGTTGGGATTTTGGCTGGCCTTGCCTCCTTGATCTGTGCCACCGGGGTTTTATTGCTGATTGACCGCCGCCTCGCAATGGCTGTGGTGCGGCGGGGTGTCGATGGCCCATCCCGTTCGCTTTCGCGCCGCAGAGCTACCCGGGATCGAGTCGCATCGCGATGA
- a CDS encoding HAD-IIA family hydrolase, translating into MKAQSLPILTEYDALLLDLDGCVMHGSRPIDGAASGVAKAREAGRHIAFVTNNASRTPDQVIAHLETVGVIGTPDEVTSSPQVAVHILREQHGDGARVLVIGGDSLASELSAAGLVPVRSADEQPVAVVQGWSADVDWAQLAEGAYAIGAGASYVATNTDLTLPTERGMAPGNGSLVAALRAATGKDPIVAGKPQPEIFRVAASRCGARSPLIVGDRLDTDIEGGQRADMDSALTLTGVSTILDALYALPIQRPTHLIQTLDELHTAIPRPVVTENRAVCGAASALLVDEHTIELSGADFYPAQGSASEPVPGMSTARATLALIASQFPHRAFVGRLVDAQGREVTAFHGN; encoded by the coding sequence ATGAAAGCTCAGTCGCTCCCGATCCTTACGGAATACGACGCCCTGCTCCTGGACCTCGACGGATGCGTGATGCATGGATCGCGGCCCATCGACGGCGCAGCGAGCGGAGTTGCTAAAGCCCGAGAGGCTGGCCGACACATTGCATTCGTCACAAACAATGCCTCTCGCACCCCTGATCAGGTAATCGCCCACCTAGAAACGGTTGGCGTGATCGGTACCCCTGATGAAGTGACCTCCTCGCCACAGGTTGCCGTTCACATTTTGCGTGAACAGCACGGCGACGGGGCGCGAGTGCTGGTGATCGGTGGTGACTCGCTCGCTAGCGAACTGTCCGCTGCCGGACTGGTTCCCGTGCGCAGTGCCGATGAGCAGCCGGTCGCGGTAGTGCAAGGCTGGTCCGCCGACGTCGATTGGGCGCAGCTTGCCGAAGGTGCCTACGCGATTGGGGCCGGAGCGTCCTATGTCGCTACCAACACCGACCTCACTTTGCCAACCGAACGGGGAATGGCGCCCGGTAATGGTTCCCTGGTGGCTGCGCTGCGAGCAGCCACCGGTAAAGATCCGATTGTCGCGGGCAAGCCGCAACCTGAGATTTTCCGGGTGGCGGCCTCACGATGCGGCGCCCGTTCACCGCTGATCGTCGGGGACCGACTCGACACCGATATTGAGGGTGGCCAGCGGGCAGACATGGATTCTGCCCTAACGCTCACCGGGGTATCGACCATTCTCGACGCCTTATATGCCCTGCCTATTCAACGGCCTACCCACCTCATCCAAACCCTCGATGAGCTGCATACCGCGATTCCGCGCCCGGTGGTCACGGAGAATAGGGCGGTGTGCGGAGCCGCCTCAGCACTCCTCGTCGATGAGCACACCATTGAACTCAGTGGGGCCGATTTTTACCCAGCGCAGGGATCAGCTTCTGAACCGGTTCCGGGTATGTCAACTGCGCGTGCCACCCTCGCCTTAATTGCCAGCCAGTTCCCCCACCGTGCGTTTGTCGGTCGGCTCGTGGATGCCCAGGGGCGCGAGGTGACGGCTTTTCACGGAAACTAG
- a CDS encoding TlyA family RNA methyltransferase, whose product MRLDKALAEQGYARSRSHAQQILAEGRVRVDGAVITRASTKVAPGSVLDVVDVPDGIEYASRGAHKLLGALELFHVDPSGRVCADAGASTGGFTDVLLRRGARRIHAIDIGHDQLDPRVRADTRVVVHDGINIRGLHQDSLGELVSLVVADLSFISLTLVLKPLTNLCAPGADLLLMVKPQFEVGRESIGRTGVVTDPQRQCEAVTAVVHAAESVGLHMHGIGSSPLPGQDGNREFFLHLIEPTMHSEAGYPRMSARYDMITDVVFGRRPVDILDDGLRRGEVR is encoded by the coding sequence ATGAGACTAGATAAAGCCCTCGCGGAGCAGGGCTATGCGCGGTCGCGCAGCCATGCCCAGCAGATCCTTGCCGAAGGGCGGGTGCGGGTGGATGGAGCCGTCATCACTCGCGCAAGCACGAAGGTGGCACCTGGATCCGTGCTAGACGTGGTCGATGTTCCGGACGGAATTGAGTACGCCTCTCGCGGCGCGCACAAGCTTCTTGGAGCACTCGAGCTGTTTCACGTCGATCCGTCGGGCCGCGTGTGCGCCGATGCTGGAGCCTCCACCGGAGGTTTCACTGATGTTCTCCTGCGGCGTGGAGCCCGGCGTATTCATGCTATCGACATAGGACACGATCAGCTCGATCCTAGGGTGCGCGCCGATACTCGGGTCGTGGTGCACGACGGTATCAATATCCGGGGCCTTCACCAGGATTCGCTCGGAGAATTGGTGTCACTGGTGGTCGCCGACCTATCTTTCATCTCATTGACGCTAGTACTTAAGCCGTTGACAAATCTCTGCGCACCCGGTGCAGATCTCCTCTTGATGGTCAAACCGCAATTTGAAGTGGGGCGGGAAAGCATCGGTCGCACCGGTGTCGTCACAGATCCGCAACGGCAATGCGAAGCAGTCACCGCAGTGGTGCATGCAGCAGAGAGCGTTGGACTGCACATGCACGGCATCGGAAGCAGCCCGCTTCCCGGGCAGGACGGGAACCGAGAGTTCTTTCTTCACCTCATCGAGCCCACTATGCACAGTGAAGCGGGTTACCCTCGAATGTCGGCTCGGTATGACATGATCACCGATGTGGTCTTCGGTCGGAGACCGGTTGACATCCTGGACGACGGGTTGAGAAGGGGAGAAGTGCGGTGA
- a CDS encoding NAD kinase: MRRFLLYAHTGREAALRAMATVVAEMQARQIQPILIDTQADDIREACCGLQLSGLREALEDGTIDVVTAPHASDLVELAIVLGGDGTILRALEVVRRADIPVHGVNLGHVGFLAESEVKDLRETVRRMIDGAYEIETRTTLDVQVFDRGGTVRTEWALNEAALEKADRQKMVSVVLEIDGRPVSSFNCDGVLLSTSTGSTAYAFSAGGPVIWPDVDAFVVVPLAAHALFARPLVLGRSSQAAVELTDDNTTGAMLTLDGRRSIPICNGTRVETKISDVPVRLVRLSPKPFADRLVSKFKLPVAGWRGRIAEGT; encoded by the coding sequence GTGAGGCGTTTTCTGCTGTATGCCCACACGGGTCGGGAAGCCGCACTGCGGGCGATGGCGACGGTCGTCGCAGAAATGCAAGCCCGCCAGATCCAGCCCATTTTGATTGACACCCAGGCTGACGATATTAGAGAAGCATGCTGTGGCTTACAGCTGTCCGGTCTGCGCGAAGCTCTTGAGGACGGCACCATCGACGTGGTGACCGCTCCCCACGCCTCTGACCTCGTGGAGCTCGCGATTGTGCTCGGCGGGGACGGCACGATTTTGCGTGCGCTCGAAGTGGTGCGGCGTGCTGATATTCCCGTGCACGGCGTTAACCTCGGCCATGTCGGGTTCCTCGCCGAAAGCGAAGTGAAAGACCTCCGTGAGACTGTACGACGAATGATCGACGGAGCCTACGAAATCGAAACCCGCACCACCCTAGATGTGCAGGTGTTTGATCGTGGGGGGACTGTCAGGACGGAATGGGCGCTGAACGAGGCCGCGCTTGAAAAAGCTGACCGGCAAAAAATGGTCAGCGTCGTGCTCGAAATCGATGGCCGTCCCGTCAGCTCCTTTAACTGCGACGGTGTTTTACTGTCCACCTCTACCGGATCGACCGCGTACGCCTTCTCTGCCGGAGGGCCCGTGATCTGGCCGGATGTCGATGCGTTCGTTGTGGTTCCGTTGGCTGCACATGCGCTGTTTGCTCGACCCCTGGTGCTCGGCCGTTCCTCCCAGGCAGCCGTTGAGCTCACCGACGACAACACCACCGGTGCCATGCTCACCTTGGACGGGCGCCGAAGCATCCCCATCTGCAACGGCACCCGGGTCGAAACCAAGATTTCTGATGTGCCGGTACGCCTCGTCCGTCTAAGTCCTAAGCCATTTGCTGACCGCCTCGTGTCAAAGTTCAAACTGCCGGTAGCGGGTTGGCGAGGGCGGATCGCGGAGGGGACCTAA